In the genome of Oenanthe melanoleuca isolate GR-GAL-2019-014 chromosome 4A, OMel1.0, whole genome shotgun sequence, the window CATAAGATAAGCTCATtttacacatacacacaaaaaaaaaccctaagcATAGTACTTAACAGAAATCAGTACATTTACAGTGAAATCTTAAAGGTGCACAGAAATGTTCACCAGCACTCTGAAGGTCTGAGGTGTGATCAGAACTTTTTCTGCAACACTgcttaaattttgttttcctgcattgATAGTTTCAGATGTACCTTGTCATTTTCAGAAGTAGAATCTTGTAAATAATTTTacctaattttaaaaacagcatttattaGGCAATACATTCCCTTCTGCCATGTCTTAACTTTTCTTTAGAATCAAATGGAGAACACCTTGGCGACTATCATCTGTAAAGGTCCCAGGGTGGGGAAACCAAGCCTGCAGAACAGCACCAAGACAAGGCACTGGCACAAGAAGTTACATTCTGCTGTTGTAAAATGTGTGTGTTAGAATAAAAActtgaaatattaataaatgcTTCCAGAGACAGTTATGAGTGGTAGACCTTAAAAGTTTCCTTAATTTATTACaatattccatttttccatAGGCATAGCTTTGGTGTGCTGAACAAAGGACTGGGTTATCCAGACACACAGAGTTCCTGAACCCATCCTGCAGCTGTAAGGAGACGTGGCAGTGTGCACAAGCTGAGACCTCTTCAAATTCCACCTGAAAAAGTTGCTCCTGGGTACACTGAAAAGCCTGTTTTGCTGTCATGCCTTTATTTAACAGTGATTTTGTTTCTGCTCCTAAAATaaggcagcacacagggaacAGCGCATCAGGCACCAGGGTGGCACAGACTTCACTGGGACTGTGCCCACCATTACTACAAACTCCACTGTAAGGAGAGCAGTATCAAAGTGTTGGCAGGTAGAAATCTGAACATACATACAGACTTCAGATATGAGCCACCATAAAAGAATTTCTAATCCACATACCGGTCTGAGTTCATAAATCCTATACAGATAAATGcatattaaaaagagaaaatccgTACGTAAAATGAAGTTAATGCtcttaataaattaaaaaaaataatgtcaaaaaaacctgatttctCCCCATTCAAGAAACTAGGTAGACTAACAAGATGtcaatcagaagaaaaaaaatctgaaatgcttCAGACGTTTTATAAACCATATTTATATTTCACACACAATTTATATTAGAAGAGcacaaaaatgtaaacatttcttggcttttttctcctttccatttGAAATAGTCTACTCCATGCAGAATCTTTCATCAAATATCTTCAGTCACTGAAGATTCAGGtttaacacaaaacaaaataactgtaataaaaagaaatctagAAAACTATTGTAGCCTAACAGAACTTTTGTATTTGATTTATTTAGCATAGccacagaacaaaataatttgtacATTCAGTCACattaaaaacaaggaattacAAAGCAGTCCACATTTAATCTAAGTGCATTCCTTTGGAGTAACAGTTCCTGTTGTTTCACTTGTATGTCTTCATATGCCAAAGGCCATCATTTAAATAATGGATATTTTCAATACCAATCCCTTTGTTGACCTTCTCACTGTAGGAGGAAAAAAGTACAGTATTAGCTAGGTTAAATAAAAGAGCACTATAAAATATACTATTTCAAGTAGAAACTGCAACATTTGTCTACTGGAAGGGGAAAGCTATCAATCATAAAGTCATTAACTTCCACAGCAGGTGGACAAGAAACAATATTTGTTATTACATGTGCCCACATTACTGACTGATAAGAGGACAATATTTGCCTTCCACGTTTTTCAACAGCTTTCCAGAGTATTTTTAGTACTTCCTTTTGGGACACACTTCTGTTACTTTTCTTAATTTAACCATTTCTCTATCAAAGTAGCACAGTGCTTGTGAATcttcccctcccagcacaggatgtGGACAAGACGACTGGAATGTGGAATCTAACAAGTTCTGGTTCCAAGTGTGCCATTGACAATCAAATGCAGGTGAGCTGCCTCACTTCCTAGTTGCAGATCGTCTACCCACTTAATAAGGAattaaaaatgctaaatttaTGTGCCAAGGACTTGCAGCTTGTTACAGACATGCTATCCTCTACAGTATTGACTATCTTTTGAGCCAtgtcatcttttaaaaattactggtTTGTGTCTGAATTgaatatgtttatttttctagtttaaaaacaaaaaacaaacaactagTTTTGCCACAATAAACAAGGCAAATCTCTTTCTGGGAGTGAGAACAAATTTCATGCCCATGAAGAATATAATTTCTTCTATTTACACCAAGTGTTCTATTACTTACACAGCCCGTCCAAAAGCaatcagaaggaaaatgctGATAGCACAAGATTAACACATTTTATGTAGTAATCACACCAAGAGATTGAAATCCCACTGCCTAAGTCAGAAAACTGTGGAACAAAAACTGTCACACAAAAAAGCAGCTAACAGGCTGCGGAGAGGAGTATCATGTCATTTTCCTCTCCAGTTCATGTTGCTTCTCACAGGAACAGGATATTCAGCTGCAAGGCTGGTGGATTTGAAGTTAGGTATACAAAGGACCTTGGTTTGCAAAGATCTCAGTGTGTCACTGCACTCCTAGGACTGGGACACAAAtagcttttctttcctcttactCTCGGAGTCTTTTGAAGCACCACAATGAATCCTGAAAAATATAATTCCTGAACAGCTACAGCAGGTCCAAATCCAGGTTTCTGCAGTCCCACTCTATCCCTGTCCTCTTAAGGCATTCCCACCTCTCTGCCTCGTGCTACTCTTATGGCTCAGGACAGGCTTCTGCTGAGAATTAACCACATAAAAAAGAGTGACTTATTTTCACCAAAAAGCTTCCTCACTGCCACAAGTGACAGATGGGTCTGGAAACCAACATAGCCCAAACCTGCTGGGTGCACCTCACATCCTGCAAGATGTTAATAGAACTTAAAATGACAAACTGATTTAGCTACTTATAATTTAGCACTATCTGAAAACCAAGAACAACTAATATCCATTTTCTGTATCTCTTTTCCATCTCAAGTAGTTTTCAGTTTATCCCTGAGCAGACCTGTAAATTTCACAAGAGGCTCAGCTAAGTTAGCACATCAAGCAGGAATGCTGCATGTGGGTACACTCTAAAGGAAAAGAGCAggccacagagaaaaaaaagcctacaCAGGCAACCAAGCTTCAGCAGGACTTGAatctctgctgtccctgcagacaAAAATCTCTCCAATGTTTTCAGTTCTCTAAATCCAAATTACATCTCTTGCCCAGTCCAGATAGTAAGTACTTGATAAAAGTATGCTTTTTGTTCAAGAAGATCTTTGAGAAAGTATGATCGAAGCACTAGAAGTACTAACATTCAGTAGTACTGCTAATGTTGTGTCTTAAAATCCATATTCACATAAAAAGAACTATTTTGATTCCCAGTAAGGGCAGAAGACATTCCCTGcctcctcttctttccctgAATACCAGTCAACAAAATGAAATCTTACAAACTCTCTACATGAACAACACACACTGCAACAGCAATCCAGTAACCCTGACAGTGGTGCTCATACTCCAAACAGAAGAATAATAAGATGTGACAGGttatatttcagcttttaaaacacTTACATGTCCTCAGCTGACATCTTCATTACTCCCACACACAACGCATGTTGTTTTCCCTCTGCCATTATTGCCTATAAATTACTGCtaaggaaaacagatttctttATAAACTATTTCAGAAAAGTAGAAGCAGTAAGAAGAAATGATTTCCAAAAACACTTCCAAAAGCTAGTGTTGAACTTTTAACCTTTCAGTTATTCTAGAGCTCCAGCTCTTAAAGATAAGCAAAACAATGCACTGAATTTAACAACTGAATCAGTGTGTAGAACAAAGCACATATTTATGAACTTGGAACagcaattacagaaaaaaaaaatctcccagtGCTACATTTCTTCCATTGTGCCTAACACAGAGATGACAGTCTTTGCCTTTCTGGAACAAAACAGCACATGTTTGTGGGGCCATTTTAGATTCCAAGGCAGAGAAGAACTGAGACATCAATTCAAAAACCACAAGTACTAAAATCACATGCGTCCTTTTCAGAGTTTAGCAACACATGACATTAACTGCTGATCTTTTCCTATAGCATCTACTAACAACAAATGCAGCACAGCTTGGTGTTACAAATGCTGTATTCGTTCAGGGTTCTTTTCTCAGTAATATAATGAGTGAATTAGCACACTTTCCTCATTTTACATATGCTAACTTCATCAGGCACATAGAGAAAGTCCAGACTGTAGTAAAGCTGATCCTAAATATCTTTCCTAATTCCCTAGGAATGGGAGAGAATTCTTCTGAAGGGAATACGAGATTGACTAAGGAGGCAGGGAACCTCATCTACTTCTACCATTCTGCATAAATCACTAAGGAGCTCCACTTACCAATGAGATAAATGGAACAGTCACCCACCCAATGTACAGAAGGAATAGTTACGTGGTTTGGAACATACAGtaagtgaaaaaatattaactatTTTAACCTTGCCAAGCAATATCTAAAactctgcagctcctttctgATTACTATTTATTTCATGAAATCCAATTAAAATCCAAAGAAAGACAGATAATGATCAACTGAAACACAAGAACAGAAGTTTAACTCATCTCACAGTGAGCAATAATTCACAGTTAAGAAGGATACAACAACAGTGTCAACAGCAGCAGGATAAAGCTTTGCTCCAGGAGACGTCAGGCCAGGGCACATTATATTAGCTCCACTCAGGACAAATTTAATGGCGCCTTTATCAACCTGCTGATGCGGGAGAATAAATGGGTCTAGAAGGGGAAAGATACAGCATTGCAATTAATACAGCACCACGACAACATGAATAGCTCACTATCAAGTCAGTTTAAATGGGGCAACTAGATATAGAGTGTCCTGCAAGGGTAGGAAGTTTGAGAAGCAATTACCAGAGCTCCAGCTGGGCGGTACCATCCCAAAAGGACACAAATACTGACCAAAAAGGACACAGGTTCTGTCCTCCCACACCACATCTTTTATCTGAGAACCAAAGGTAATCAGCACTTCAGGCTCCTGCACACTCACAGACCATAGACTGAGCAACAATTATCCCCAAGGGAAAACAACCACCCAAGTGCCCATCCCAAGAGACCTTAAAACTAAGGGGTCTTAAATCCTGCAACTACTCcaacataaaagaaaaacagtttaacAGAACAAAAAAGGCAAGCGTGGATAAAAATCCAGGAAAGCTGTCAGCTCTCCGAGCCATCCTTCAAGTGCAGACACCTTCTTGAAGTATTTCCAACACTGAAATCTGACTGAATAACATTTTGGGATCCCAAACAGGGTAACACAATCAAGTggagcagcaagaaaaaaattgcaagagtaaactgtgaaaagcaaaaagcatGCAGCATAAGTTCCAACAGGAGACAGATTTACACTACACCATTAAACACAGGAAGACAGAGTATTTTTCTAGTAAGAACTtacaaatatttgtaaaataacaagacttgaaagaaaaaagataggGACCAATAGTAGCAAATTTTAATCTAGGGGAGCCTCTCAAGATTTTTTACGAAGCTTTGCAAAATTTAATTCTTACTCATCAAAGTTCAGATTGCTTAACATATAGCATGGGAGCAATTAACACAGACAtatgaaatagaaaattaataaatccCAGTAAAGAAAGTATACTGTATCTTTAAGATCTATTCTGGAATATGCATATTCATGGAATATATGGAATGGAAACACTTTTTAATTTGGTTCTACAGATGTCCTGTGGAATCACACTGTCACccttctcttcccagcacaATAACCCTCAGGAAACTTACATTTGTGAAGCAACCTCAGCGTCGGGTAAAAAATCCCTTCTCTTTGCCTGAAGAACAGTAACTCCCCATTCACAGTGAGGATTTCTATGTGTTCATGACtgcaagatttaaaaaaaaaatattccaagagCCACTTAACTCTTCTATAGtttaaatacagtattttactTTATGGAGTCTGGTCTATCTTAGCACCTGAGAATAAGAACAATCAATTAGcaacaaaatttaaaactaaaagtATTATCTTTTTGTATGACTTGTTCTTCAGCAGTGGTCTCCTGTTCACTTCTTCCCCATTcgagaaaaaaagaaacctacTGACCAAATACACAAAGTGCATTtctttggctttgctttttGAATACAATACAAAAAGTGAATAAGGAGAAGAACTCAGCAAAAATGTACTACCCTCTAtttagaaaaagggaaaaataatcaaaataatatATGGAAGCCCAAAAATAGTGCAAAATGTTACTGACAGaaatccaaataattttcagctTCCATGTCCATAAAGCTGAATGCTTCCCTTCAACAATAGGCTGATTCTTGGAGAGTCCTTGAATACACTGCACATTAACTACTAGGTAGCATTTTTAAGTTCCTCAAGCATCCTACTAGCACGTGCCTTTAAAGCACAATGAGCACATGCTAACTTTCTAATTAGGCCACCACATGGACTACTAGCTATTAAGAGATGATGGATGCCTAACAAAAGTGTTAGGTTTATCTACTGTACAAAGTAAACATACAAAGGAAGCAATCCTAGCACCTTAAAAGCAAAGTTTAAGAGAAAAGATACTTACCATCTCACTATTTTGACTGGATCTTTCTTTGGCATGATTTGGTTTAGCCATGGTTCAATAACAGGAAATTGGTCAATCAGTTGATTCTTGATACCTTTAATAACTGAAGTCTTCAGCTGGATACAGTTTGATACATTCTCCTTTTCATCAAATCTGTCAAGTGAAAGTATCTTAGAAATACATCATTTGCTGCacaaaacatgcatttttcagCAGCTGTCTTCAGAAATGTTTATAAATTCACTGTAAAAGTCTAATAGCAGACTGACTGTCCAACTTTCAAATACAGGATTTCATGAGGCTTAAATTTGTCCCCTGGGAAcactgggctgggggaaggcaGGGGGTACCCCCTTAGGAGCTTCTTTTCATCCCTAAACTTTTTGTACGGCCACAAAACAAGTGTTTAGTCTCACAGACAAACCTTAGCACACAGCTATTTCATTCAACTCCAAGAGTACTTTGCTGGTAACACAAACACCCACAGCCCTTTTCCGATGCGAATCCTTCACGTCCACCACAGAAATACGAACGGCGCTTTCCACCACCTGAAGTTGGAGCAAGTTAATGACTCAGCTCCATTTAAGGAGCGAGTGCCCAAGGCAAAGCCGAGGAGGccgcggggccgctcccgccggCGCAGCGCCGAGCCCGGGGCTGAGGGGGCGCCGGACCCGCCCGgccctttcccttcccttcccttcgCCCCGCACCTCCCGTCCCCAGCCCTCCACACTCACTTCTTGAACATCctgcgggcggggggcgccgggcGGGGAggccggggccggcgggcgggCACCCAGAGCCTCGGCGCTGCTCACACGCGGCTCCGGCCGGGCCGTCCCTCGCTCCGCGCCCGCCGGAAGCGCCGCTCCATGGCCGCGGAacgggcggggccggcggcagCGCGGCGTGCGCCGGGCGGTGCCAGCGCCGGCAGCTCCGCGCCCTCCGCTGCCCCTCGCGCGGCAGCGCGCTGCGGGCTCTCTCAACAGCCGGGTGCTTGGGACTTACAGGCACGGCGCTGTTTCCCAGGCAATACAGCGCTTTTCGGTAAAATAGGAAGAGCAAAGTGCTAATAGCTACTGGtatttaaacaaatttttcaaattacttgaaaaaaaCACAGCCATCTTCAAACCAGCAGAACTTTTATCAAATAATACAAGCAACCACATTTCTTAAAACTATAATGAAAATTTCATCATATTCTACATCAAATGACAGAAACACAAGGTAAACTGCTACCCTTCTCGAGAAAGACAGCACATCTTACTGAAGTCACCTGAGCCACTGGTTTCATGCCTGCCTAAAACAGCAAGATTAGGcccaaattttcaaaaattgcCTTTGTCAAAAGGGAGGTCTTAACCTAGAAGTATAGATATTTCTGCTACCTTAAAGCAGTTGGACCTGATTCCCTTCAGGGCTGAGCTAACCTTGAGTCTGGTCTCAACTTCTCCATCTTTTCCAAATTCTTTTTGCTGAGGTAGCTGCAGACTTCAGGGCCAGGTAACTGCTCAGCCAATCTAAACGTGGTTGTACACAGGATTTTTGAAGAAGGCTCCAAGAACCTAGGCTGGACTTCATAAACACAGCTCTCAGTGTTACTGTTGAGCCTCAACACCAAAAAGCTGGAGACGTTTGCTCTGGTTGCAGGGTTACTTTTAAGtaccaaaattttaaaagcatggtATGGACAAGATTGACAAAGCAAGGGGAACATCCAGCAACAGCCCTGACAGACACCACCCCTCAGGATCACACGCTAAATAGAAAGGACTTAGGATTTCATCCCGCCTAAGTTTCTGtaggaaaaggggggaaatcAATCACTCCTGGCTTCCTCCTGGATCCCCAGAACTTTACCTTGCCTCCACCTTTACCTGCTCTCACATACCCAAAAGTTGAATATTCTAATTGATGGGACAAAGTCATTGACTGTTCCACCCCTGAATGATTGCATAGATAGCAACTTCAGGAAAAGGGACACTTACTCCTGTCTTTTTTATAAATCAAATCCTTTCAATGAACCAAGAATGTGTAGAAATTTGGCATCTCTTACATCTCTACACCTCTTATCTAATTTGGCTTAGGTGAACATGACAGTTACTGGGGAACAGAGGAAAACTTTACAGCATACTAAAGTAAGTTTTATTTACTtaacaaacacatttatttttgctaCATCGGACTTGGAATGTAATTTAGTAACCTTGAGAACCATACAACCTGTTCTAAAGCCAGTCAAAACAAGACTgaagctttgttttttttaactgggaGAAGTACTTTTCTAGACAACACAAGCATGACATTCCAGGCCTCAGGAGTTGTCTGACGGTGACTCAGTCATAAAACATTCTCCAGAAGAGCCTCAGTAACATTACATTGCTATCTCTACGTACCAGTGTCTGCCAAGACAAGTTAGCCCATCTTTTCCTATCCAACACATAAATGGCACTGAAattcccctgagctctgctgccaggcagcaggTGTGCACTCTGGCTGAAGTCCATGGAGAAACTCCTGGAACAAAACCTCATCACTTGATTTGTTACTTTTTCCATTCTCAACAGTGTTTGAATCCTAATAACGTTCCTAACAAAGGGAGTTTACAGTTCCTTTGGTAACAGATCCACCTACACCAAAAAACATTCTAAAGGCCTACAACTTCTCTTCGTGCTtccaaaaattacaaaacaaacaTAACAAAAGTAAACCACAGTCTGTAGCACAGTGCAAACCCGcatgtattaaaataatatcaaaAAGCTGACGCTAAATGATTATTTACAAATAAGtgtaagaaaaataagcaaaaccaaGCCAACAGGCCCCGGCCTAGGCCGCAGGCTGCGGGGGCCGAGCTCCCGCGAACCGTGCAGCGCACCGACCGCGGCCGGAGCCTGAGGCGGGGCGGGACCCCGGTGCGGACCCGGTACGGAACTCCCAgggggcggccccgccccgaGCCACGATCAGTtccggcggggccgggggcggggccggggcggggccgagggcggggcccggggcggcCCCACCGCCTCCGGCCGCGCTTCCGTGCGCCGCGCCCCGTCATGCACGGCGGGCGGATGCGCCGCCATTTTTGCCCTCCCTCCGCCGTGCAGTGACAATAACAACCCGGCCGGGCCGTCCCCCCTCAGGGAGCGCGGGCACAGGCGGAGAGGGGGGAGCGGGGCCCGAGCGGAGCGGCCGCGGGGCAGAGCGGGAGGCGTGTGGGACGAGGGGCTGGAGCCGAGGCGAGAGAGAGCCGCGCTCAGCCCTCCCCGCTGCTGCTCGGCGGAGACGAGGCGGCCGGAGCAGGAGGGGAGCGCAAGGAGAAGCCGGGGGAGCGGGCGGCCGTGGGGaattctgctgctggagtgagAATTGAAAGGAGCTGTTGGGCGGTGAGAGGCAGGAACGGAACCGCTCCGCTGGGAAAAGAGTaaaagcagaaaggcagagGCAAACTACGAGAAGAACCAAAGTAATaaagaaaaggggaagaggagaTAAAGTGATTCCTTCGATAAAGAAGAACGCGAAGGAGAAGGAATACGAAAGGACTCCACTGATGAGGAGGAGTTGAAAGACCTCCCTCCGAGAGACAGGAAACAGAGATTGACTCTAAaactctccctctctctttgtCACACCACAAGGATTTGATGCCCCTCAGCCTGTTCACTTCTGTGTGTTCATGTTTCCCACAGGTTTCTCTTCCCCCAaccccccagctgcagcccaggaggtCAGACCTGCCACTGATGGTAACACtagcagcagctcctcctgcaagAAGAGAAAGTTAAATAACAGCAGCAACAGTAATTCCGAAAAAGAAGAATTTGATTCCATTTCCTCCTGCACCTCTTCTCCTTCCAAAAACACCTCCTCATCATCTTCCTCTGTCATCACCGCTTCCTCGTGCTCCTCCTCAGGGGTTGCTTCCTCCAACCATCACCTCCAGAAGAAGCTGCGCTTTGAGGACTCCGTGGATTTTATTGGACTCGATGTGAAGATGGCTGAAGagtcttcttcctcctcctcctctcctgctgcctcttctcagcagcagcaccagcaacagcttaaaaataaaagccttttaatTTCATCAGTGGCTGTGGGGCACCATGCAAATGGCCTGACCAAAGCTGCCTCCTCTACTGTTTCCAGTTTCGCCAACAGTAAACCTGGCTCTGCCAAGAAATTAGTGATCAAGAACTTTAAAGGTAACAGGCCATAATTTGTCACAACCTGTGGGGAGCTGACACTCaactttctgttttgttttcaggctGAAAACTGGTTCTTTTCAAATAGCTCCAGGTTTTGTGGGAATTGTTCTTCTGTGGTGAACATTTCTATACTTATGTAAAAGGGAATAGTGATTTCTGATGTGTGCTTGCCTGGTCATGTACACATCCTGAGTTACACTTTGCTGcttggaattatttttcaaactCTTCACTCTGTCTCTTGAGAAGGCCTTAATTTGTATGTTAGGTGTAAGGTTTTACTATTTAAGTGTGTAAATCACCTTCGTTTAAACTTTTAACGCTTGATACTTCTTTCCTAGTATTCAGAGCTTAGTGTATATTTTAGCCCAGTTTATACTAAGTCTTTGCACAgaatgtgtttgttttgtttaattggCCTTGAATCTGCATGTCTTGCTTCTATCCGTGTTGTCTGTTTATAGGATAATCTGCCTGTGCTTAGTTTTAAATGTTGAAACTAAGGTGATTATCAGGCTATTATGGTGGATTTCCTTTCTGGTTTCCCCACTTGCCTTTGAAGTAAGTAGCTCAGATTTTTGCTGAGTTTTTTCCTTGTAATGTCCTcgctgtaatttttaattttagtatcttttctctgttttggcTTACTATTACTTTACAAGTTTACGTTATTTTATAAATTCTCTCCAAACATGTGTTTGAGATTTTTGAATAATGTTACGAGAGACCAAGGTGAAGTAGAGAAATTAAACTTTTCTGATGTCATGCTGCTTCATTTTCTagtaaacaaaaatacaaataggTAGGCAGAAAGCTTAGCTAAAATGCTGCCATTTTTTCCCTATAAAGGTGAGGATATCGTgggctttttttcatttcctgccTCTTGCTGTCTTCCAAAATAGTCCACTACCTTGCTTTCTTGGGTTATTTATTTTACCTCATGTATTTGAGTTTGAGGAGGGGTAAAAGATAttaccaaaattaaaattaatttctaaatacaCAGTTGACACAAATGTTCTGTAGACATATTGCATTAGGTAAGGATTAGGATTATTTGACCCACTGTAATGTTTTACAGGAATTTATGATCACACTGTAACTCTATGCTTTGAGGTTCCAATTCTCAAAAATGTTCTCTGCCCATCACAGCATCATCATTTAATTTgtctgattattttaaaatccaaaccTATCATGCATTATAGGCTACTCTTCAGTTGCTTGTGCACTGTTATCTTTAAAGGAAGTTAACTTCTCACGtttaaaatatctgttaaaTGTCATGGATTGCATGGTGCTGTGATCATTGCTTATAAACTGGTGTTTGAACCACTTGCTTAAAAAGGATGCCTCAGTATTCtgacagttttctttttatttactctcagaaactgaataaaaatcTCAAGATTTTTGTCTTTATCTTAGTGTGATAGCAATAACATGCTTTACAACTTAAATAACTTCCTAGAATCCATAACCTTGTTAACTGTTGAGCAGCATACTCAGGAGTTGCTGGTGAAAATAGGCAAGTCCACAGTCAGTTGTCTCTAGAACCAGATGATGCAGCTAATGCTGGGATATTGCCAATATTGTagggaaatgctgggaagaATGAAATAACTACTTCTTCCTCTTAGATATTTCTAAGGAAataaagctttaattttttttttttttttttttttttttttttttttttacttttaggtgtataaaaatcaattttagtAGTGTATAAACTCTGGGCCAGTTTCACCTGTTGGTAGCATGAATGTGCACTTGTCATCTTCCTCCTCAGATTTTCACCTTCTGTCTTCTCCATTTGGGAATGTGCTTATTAGAACAAAGATGGTCACTTTATGTAGTTACAAgaacataaaattttaaaatagttcttATTTCCTGATGATGTGACTTGGGGGATATCTCAGCGTGTTGTAAATGCTTTAGTCTTGCTGAAGGTGCTGCAGAGAATGAGTCTCTataaaagagcaagaaaaaataatggagaGCATCAGATCTGGAGCTGTTTGAACATTAAAAGAGGCTTAACTCTTAAAAAATATCCACAGGTCAAACCCAAGAGAGGCATAAATGGATTCCTTTAAAATTGGAAGGTTTTCCTTGAGACCATAAAGCCTGCACAATAATTACAGTGTTTCCATGAGTGTTTCTTGAGGAGTTATTTCCAACTGTTAATACGGAGTAGAATTAATGAGcagtaaattaaaaactaaGATACACACCACTGTGTATGTTTTAATGcatcattttctccttttatcttcctttctttttgctctGCTGTCCTCGTAATGAGAGTGCAAGGAAGATATAGATAATTA includes:
- the MCTS1 gene encoding malignant T-cell-amplified sequence 1, translating into MFKKFDEKENVSNCIQLKTSVIKGIKNQLIDQFPVIEPWLNQIMPKKDPVKIVRCHEHIEILTVNGELLFFRQREGIFYPTLRLLHKYPFILPHQQVDKGAIKFVLSGANIMCPGLTSPGAKLYPAAVDTVVAIMAEGKQHALCVGVMKMSAEDIEKVNKGIGIENIHYLNDGLWHMKTYK